In Caldisphaera lagunensis DSM 15908, a single genomic region encodes these proteins:
- a CDS encoding saccharopine dehydrogenase C-terminal domain-containing protein: MFNLNIGIIGVGNVGKRAAYLLKNEGFNVTLFDYNENSLKKVSNELNLSYKKVNVLDMQSCLSLKDIDLAITSLPGSIAFNALKNIVSLGINVVDVSFFPEDPKDIGEIAEKNGVSVLLDAGVAPGLSNMLISYGMNKLGKINGGRIYVGGITQMPDPPFGIIASWNTMDLIDEYRRKARLISNGKVIEMDPLSSEIGKIYVKGVGELEYFPTDGLRSLLYTFNKLDYLAEYTLRWPGHIEFMRGLKKLGLLDHKKIKINDAEIYADEFLSNVIASYKSNLNDIVVLVVETLNKDKGIRFTQITTPENDFTAMSRVTGSFLSYAGIEFIKGKIKKKAGLLYPEYLGELDTGEDIINMMKKDGMPIIEEIIK; this comes from the coding sequence GTGTTTAATTTGAATATTGGTATTATAGGAGTTGGAAATGTTGGAAAAAGAGCTGCTTATTTATTAAAAAATGAAGGATTCAATGTAACGCTATTTGATTATAATGAAAATTCTTTAAAAAAGGTATCAAATGAGTTAAATTTGAGTTACAAAAAAGTGAATGTATTAGATATGCAATCTTGTCTTTCTTTAAAAGACATTGATTTAGCAATAACTTCATTACCAGGAAGCATTGCTTTTAATGCACTAAAAAACATTGTTTCATTAGGAATTAATGTTGTAGATGTTTCTTTTTTCCCTGAAGATCCAAAAGATATAGGAGAAATTGCAGAAAAAAATGGGGTTTCTGTGTTATTAGATGCGGGCGTTGCTCCTGGATTATCTAATATGCTAATTTCATATGGTATGAACAAGTTGGGCAAAATTAATGGAGGAAGAATTTATGTTGGCGGAATTACGCAAATGCCAGACCCTCCATTTGGAATAATAGCAAGTTGGAATACAATGGATTTAATAGATGAATACAGAAGAAAAGCGAGATTAATATCTAATGGTAAAGTAATTGAAATGGATCCATTAAGCAGCGAAATTGGCAAAATATATGTGAAGGGAGTTGGAGAACTAGAATATTTTCCCACAGATGGATTAAGATCTTTGCTTTATACATTTAACAAATTAGATTATCTTGCTGAATACACATTAAGATGGCCTGGTCACATAGAATTTATGAGAGGCCTTAAAAAACTTGGCTTGTTAGACCATAAAAAGATTAAAATTAATGATGCGGAAATATATGCCGATGAATTCCTAAGTAATGTTATTGCATCTTATAAATCGAATCTAAATGATATTGTTGTTTTGGTCGTAGAAACTTTAAATAAAGATAAGGGAATTAGATTTACTCAGATAACGACACCTGAAAATGATTTCACAGCAATGTCAAGGGTTACTGGTAGCTTTTTATCGTATGCTGGAATAGAATTTATAAAAGGAAAAATAAAGAAGAAAGCAGGTCTTTTATATCCTGAATATCTTGGAGAATTAGATACCGGTGAAGATATAATTAACATGATGAAGAAAGATGGTATGCCAATAATAGAAGAAATTATAAAATAA
- a CDS encoding RtcB family protein codes for MIEKTGCMKVPSIIYADDVLIEKMKQDMTLNQSINVACLQGIQKYSLVMPDGHQGYGFPIGGVAAMAIDENGVISPGGVGYDINCGVRLIRTSLSLKDVLPKIKDLINIIYDNVPSGLGSTGKLKLTNAELDNILNYGAKWAVEKGYGWEKDIDFIEENGAWKLADASKVSNAARKRGSNELGTLGSGNHFLEVQYVDKVFDEKLAKAFGIFENQVTIMIHTGSRGLGHQVASDYLQIMERAMRRYNTIPPDRELASIPYNSPEAQDYVRAMASAANYAWANRQIIMHWTRESFAQVFKTDPENLGMDLVYDVAHNIAKIEEYDIDGKRKKVVVHRKGATRAFPPGNKEIPSKYRDYGQPVLIPGSMGTASYILAGVETGVKSWFTAPHGAGRWMSRSSAKRERSYKEVVDELNKKGIYLKASNVATVIEEMPEAYKNVDNVAETAAAVGIAKLVARMRPIGVTKG; via the coding sequence ATGATAGAGAAAACAGGATGCATGAAGGTTCCTTCTATAATTTATGCAGACGATGTTTTGATAGAAAAAATGAAGCAGGATATGACATTAAATCAATCAATTAATGTAGCATGCTTGCAAGGAATACAAAAGTATAGTTTAGTTATGCCTGATGGCCATCAAGGTTACGGATTTCCAATAGGAGGAGTTGCCGCTATGGCTATAGATGAAAATGGTGTTATAAGTCCGGGAGGGGTAGGTTATGATATAAATTGTGGTGTTAGACTAATAAGAACAAGTTTAAGTTTAAAAGATGTTTTGCCTAAGATAAAAGATCTCATAAACATAATTTATGATAATGTTCCAAGCGGTTTGGGAAGTACTGGTAAATTAAAGTTGACAAATGCTGAATTAGATAACATATTAAATTATGGAGCAAAATGGGCTGTTGAAAAAGGGTATGGTTGGGAAAAGGATATAGATTTTATAGAAGAAAATGGAGCATGGAAATTAGCAGATGCATCTAAAGTAAGCAATGCAGCAAGAAAAAGAGGATCTAATGAATTAGGTACTTTAGGAAGCGGTAATCATTTTCTGGAAGTACAATATGTTGATAAGGTATTTGATGAAAAGCTTGCAAAGGCATTTGGTATTTTTGAAAATCAAGTTACAATAATGATCCATACAGGTAGTAGAGGTTTAGGGCATCAGGTAGCAAGCGATTATTTGCAAATAATGGAAAGGGCTATGAGAAGATATAATACAATTCCTCCTGATAGAGAACTTGCAAGTATACCTTACAATTCTCCAGAGGCTCAAGATTATGTAAGAGCTATGGCGTCCGCAGCTAATTATGCATGGGCAAATAGGCAAATTATAATGCATTGGACAAGAGAAAGTTTTGCTCAAGTATTTAAGACTGATCCAGAAAATCTAGGTATGGATTTAGTATATGACGTTGCTCATAATATAGCTAAGATTGAGGAATATGATATAGATGGTAAAAGGAAAAAAGTTGTTGTTCATAGAAAAGGTGCAACAAGAGCATTTCCTCCAGGGAATAAAGAAATACCGTCAAAATACAGAGATTATGGTCAACCAGTTTTAATTCCTGGTAGCATGGGAACAGCAAGTTATATTTTGGCTGGAGTTGAAACCGGGGTTAAATCTTGGTTTACAGCACCTCATGGTGCAGGTAGATGGATGAGTAGATCATCTGCTAAGAGGGAAAGATCTTATAAAGAAGTTGTTGATGAATTAAACAAAAAAGGAATTTATCTAAAGGCAAGTAATGTAGCGACAGTAATTGAAGAGATGCCAGAAGCATATAAAAATGTTGATAATGTAGCAGAAACGGCTGCAGCTGTAGGGATAGCAAAACTTGTTGCTAGAATGAGACCCATAGGCGTTACAAAGGGCTGA
- a CDS encoding 50S ribosomal protein L3 translates to MGHRKKSAARRGSLGFYPRQRAVEFVPRIKSWPTLSIQEPKLLGFIGYKVGMTHVFIIENRQGLPTYGKEVMRPVTIVETPPVYVLAVRGYAFDLNKGLYPLTEAWSKIPNDLELERRISTLGEFDTEGSIKELQKSANELKEIRVLIASQPKLTGGLSKKKPDVIEVKVNAPSNDVKKALDFAINKLGQQVTVKDVFQPGQVIDVLAVSKGKGWQGVIKRAGAKQLPRWTKHRKGSRKIGARSHGLGTWWENPSPGQLGFHRRTDYNKRILDIGDEGYKVTPAGGFINYGIVKSSYIMLEGSIPGVVKRPIVLRYPIRPPVWYLSMGIKKPQITYISLSSKQGV, encoded by the coding sequence ATGGGGCATCGTAAAAAGTCAGCAGCACGTCGAGGTAGCTTAGGATTTTATCCAAGACAAAGGGCAGTGGAATTTGTACCCAGAATAAAATCATGGCCAACACTATCAATTCAAGAACCTAAATTATTAGGATTTATAGGATATAAGGTTGGAATGACTCATGTATTTATTATAGAGAATAGACAAGGATTACCAACGTATGGAAAAGAAGTTATGAGACCAGTAACAATAGTTGAAACGCCTCCTGTTTATGTATTAGCAGTTAGAGGATATGCATTCGATCTAAACAAAGGTTTGTATCCCCTAACAGAAGCTTGGAGTAAAATACCTAACGACTTGGAATTAGAGAGAAGGATAAGCACTTTAGGAGAATTTGATACAGAGGGTTCAATAAAAGAATTACAAAAGAGTGCAAATGAATTAAAGGAAATAAGGGTTTTGATAGCTTCACAACCAAAGTTAACTGGAGGATTAAGCAAGAAAAAACCTGATGTAATTGAAGTTAAGGTTAATGCACCATCAAATGATGTAAAGAAAGCATTAGATTTCGCAATAAATAAATTGGGTCAACAAGTAACTGTAAAAGACGTTTTTCAACCAGGCCAAGTAATAGATGTATTAGCAGTATCAAAGGGTAAGGGTTGGCAAGGTGTTATAAAAAGAGCTGGAGCAAAGCAATTGCCAAGATGGACAAAGCATAGAAAAGGAAGTAGAAAGATTGGAGCAAGGAGTCATGGCTTAGGAACTTGGTGGGAAAACCCATCACCAGGTCAATTAGGTTTTCACAGAAGAACAGATTATAATAAGAGGATATTAGATATAGGCGATGAAGGATATAAGGTAACACCTGCTGGAGGATTTATCAACTATGGAATAGTTAAAAGTTCATATATAATGCTTGAAGGTTCAATACCGGGTGTAGTCAAAAGACCAATAGTATTAAGGTACCCAATAAGGCCTCCTGTATGGTATTTATCAATGGGCATAAAGAAGCCTCAAATCACTTATATTAGTTTATCTAGTAAACAGGGTGTGTAA
- the rpl4p gene encoding 50S ribosomal protein L4: protein MVSISSSMLFYLSPKVSVIKYNSKGEEEGEIELPDVFRIPIRRDLILRAFLSEFTASIQPKARDPMAGKRTTAKSLGIGHGVARVPRIKGGMRAAFVPMVRKGRAAFPPRLDEKIHEEINKKERTLAIMSSLAATAIPDLVKERGHEFDSKTVPIIINSDILNEIKKAKEAREILGKIGIYKDIERAAERIRVRSGKGKMRGRTYKNVNSILFIVENHNSPFARSVTNMPGVDVIEPNLVSVTHLSPGGVPGRLTVITTEALNALSKRFSLGE from the coding sequence ATGGTAAGCATAAGTTCATCAATGTTATTTTATTTATCTCCTAAGGTTTCAGTAATTAAATATAATTCAAAGGGAGAAGAAGAAGGAGAAATAGAGCTACCAGATGTATTCAGGATCCCAATAAGAAGGGATTTAATATTAAGGGCATTTTTAAGTGAATTTACTGCATCAATCCAACCAAAGGCTAGAGACCCTATGGCAGGGAAGAGAACTACGGCTAAAAGCCTTGGAATTGGCCATGGAGTTGCAAGGGTACCTAGAATAAAAGGAGGGATGAGGGCAGCATTTGTTCCTATGGTTAGAAAGGGAAGGGCAGCATTTCCGCCAAGATTAGATGAAAAAATACATGAAGAAATAAACAAAAAAGAAAGGACTTTAGCTATAATGAGTTCTTTGGCTGCAACTGCAATACCTGATTTGGTTAAGGAAAGAGGTCATGAATTTGATTCAAAGACCGTTCCAATTATTATAAATTCTGATATATTAAATGAAATTAAGAAGGCAAAAGAGGCTAGAGAAATATTGGGCAAAATAGGTATTTATAAAGATATAGAAAGAGCAGCAGAAAGGATAAGGGTAAGATCAGGAAAGGGGAAGATGAGGGGAAGGACATATAAAAATGTTAATAGCATATTATTTATTGTAGAAAATCATAATTCACCTTTTGCTAGATCAGTAACGAATATGCCAGGGGTAGATGTAATAGAACCAAACCTAGTTAGTGTAACACATTTATCTCCAGGAGGAGTACCTGGAAGATTAACTGTTATAACTACTGAAGCATTAAATGCATTAAGTAAGAGGTTTAGTTTGGGTGAGTGA
- a CDS encoding 50S ribosomal protein L23: MEVILRIVMSEKASRLMEESNTLTFIVSRDANKQKIKEAIESLYNVKVESVNTLITPKGEKKAYVKLSKEYKAADIATKFGLL, from the coding sequence ATGGAAGTTATTTTAAGAATAGTTATGAGTGAAAAGGCATCTAGATTAATGGAAGAAAGCAATACTTTAACATTTATTGTATCAAGGGATGCAAATAAGCAAAAAATAAAGGAAGCAATAGAATCTTTATATAACGTTAAAGTTGAATCAGTTAATACGCTAATTACGCCAAAAGGGGAAAAGAAGGCATATGTAAAATTATCAAAAGAATATAAAGCAGCAGATATTGCAACAAAATTCGGTCTATTGTAA
- a CDS encoding Mrp/NBP35 family ATP-binding protein, with the protein MSELSFRIKNEEFKEKSSKNAAYDYKEQAQRMRALQDEQRKVVEKMKKIPYKIAILSSKGGVGKSFVTSNLAIALSSLGKNVAVLDADFHGPSIPKMLGIELSKGLLARDDGSIIPAVSRHGVKVVSVGLMLPTEDTPVIWRGSIKTTAIRQLLAYTDWEGIEYLLIDLPPGTGDEQLTIAQIIPNLTGFLMVTIPSEISKYVVKKAANFAQKINVPILGIIENMSYFKCDDGKIYYIFGKGAAEEISKEYNITFLGKIPIDPKIRESNDNGIAFFIDYPELEASKIFMDISKKFLEVLEKANKKEENNLQK; encoded by the coding sequence GTGTCAGAATTGAGCTTTAGAATTAAAAATGAGGAATTTAAAGAAAAATCATCAAAAAACGCAGCATATGACTATAAAGAACAAGCACAGAGAATGAGGGCCTTGCAAGATGAACAAAGAAAAGTAGTAGAAAAAATGAAAAAAATACCTTATAAAATAGCTATATTAAGCAGCAAAGGAGGAGTAGGTAAATCTTTTGTTACCTCTAATCTCGCAATAGCATTAAGCTCTTTGGGAAAAAATGTTGCAGTATTAGATGCAGATTTTCATGGACCTAGTATACCTAAAATGCTTGGGATAGAATTATCAAAAGGCTTATTAGCTAGAGATGATGGATCAATAATACCAGCAGTTAGCAGGCATGGAGTTAAAGTAGTTTCTGTAGGATTAATGCTACCAACAGAGGATACCCCAGTTATTTGGAGAGGATCAATAAAAACAACTGCAATTAGGCAATTATTAGCATATACTGATTGGGAAGGTATTGAATACCTATTAATAGACCTACCCCCAGGAACTGGAGATGAGCAATTAACTATTGCACAAATAATTCCAAATCTAACAGGTTTCCTTATGGTAACAATACCTAGCGAAATATCAAAATATGTTGTTAAGAAAGCTGCTAACTTTGCTCAAAAAATAAATGTACCAATTCTAGGAATAATAGAAAATATGAGCTACTTCAAATGCGACGATGGAAAAATATATTATATATTTGGTAAAGGTGCAGCAGAAGAAATATCTAAAGAATATAACATAACATTTTTAGGAAAAATACCTATTGATCCAAAAATAAGGGAAAGCAACGATAACGGTATTGCATTCTTCATAGATTATCCAGAACTTGAAGCATCTAAGATTTTTATGGATATATCTAAAAAATTCTTAGAAGTCTTAGAGAAGGCAAACAAGAAAGAAGAAAACAATTTGCAAAAATAA
- a CDS encoding peroxiredoxin — MIDVGVQAPEFKSRAYFPAENKVKEIKLSDYKGKWVILTFHPGDFTFVCATDLEAFQAYYEKFKENNAEVLGISTDSVYSHKVWVETSPRVKNVKFPLVDDIKKEISTAYGFLNPNSGMTRRGTVIINPEGIVEYVSVFNDRLGKDVPHIYNAFINLKYLYEHPAKPEEFDIIAANKGEGFQTIRIRIPDSIGKL; from the coding sequence ATGATAGATGTTGGAGTACAAGCACCTGAATTTAAATCGAGAGCTTATTTCCCTGCAGAGAATAAGGTTAAAGAAATCAAACTAAGCGATTATAAAGGCAAATGGGTTATATTAACATTCCACCCAGGAGACTTTACATTTGTATGCGCTACTGATTTAGAGGCATTTCAAGCATATTATGAGAAGTTCAAAGAAAACAATGCAGAAGTTTTAGGAATAAGCACCGATTCAGTATATTCACATAAAGTTTGGGTAGAAACAAGCCCAAGGGTTAAAAATGTAAAATTCCCATTAGTTGATGATATTAAAAAAGAAATATCAACCGCTTATGGATTCCTTAACCCTAACAGCGGTATGACGAGAAGAGGAACTGTAATAATAAATCCAGAAGGCATAGTTGAATATGTTTCAGTATTTAATGATAGACTTGGAAAAGATGTTCCCCATATCTACAACGCATTCATTAATCTGAAATACTTATACGAACACCCAGCGAAACCAGAAGAGTTTGACATAATTGCTGCTAACAAGGGAGAAGGATTCCAGACAATAAGGATAAGGATACCCGATAGTATAGGCAAATTGTAA
- a CDS encoding M20 family metallopeptidase, with protein MNEDFVVKVTSDLIKINSQNPPGHTNEVVNYIKDLLSIHGIKYEIHEFEANKPNLIAKIGNGSPTLILNGHMDVVPPGDESKWIYPPFSGKIVDDKIFGRGATDMKGGLATILVSTLELSDLIEKNNGSLVFIASADEEVGGHAGMQGLVENNLIKGDAALIAEPSGYNRVSIGEKGLCQTKIVTRGLPSHGSMPILGDNAILKMYKAINLVKEGVEELNSKIVIPEDVSIAIKETANTYETIIKEKKLNLSVADIENQIKTISFNPGVIRGGTKINVVPDYCELELDMRIPPGCLCENVRNYIKNKLNNVAEIYPIDTSNANFTSLNEKIVKTALNSIEKILGKNADLHIETGATDGRYLRNIGIPTIIYGPGELFLAHAYNEYVKINDLKMALRITEDIIKEYLNLKTR; from the coding sequence ATGAACGAAGATTTTGTTGTAAAAGTTACATCTGATTTAATAAAAATTAATTCTCAAAACCCTCCAGGCCATACAAATGAAGTTGTAAATTACATTAAAGATCTCTTATCAATTCATGGAATAAAATATGAAATCCATGAATTTGAAGCGAATAAACCAAATCTAATCGCAAAGATAGGTAATGGCTCACCAACGCTTATATTAAATGGCCATATGGATGTAGTTCCCCCAGGGGATGAAAGTAAATGGATTTACCCACCTTTTTCAGGAAAAATTGTTGATGATAAAATATTTGGAAGAGGAGCAACAGATATGAAAGGAGGCCTAGCAACAATATTAGTTTCTACATTAGAATTGTCAGATCTTATAGAAAAGAATAATGGCTCATTAGTTTTCATCGCCTCTGCAGATGAAGAAGTTGGAGGGCATGCTGGCATGCAAGGTTTAGTTGAAAACAACTTAATAAAAGGTGATGCAGCCCTTATAGCAGAGCCTTCAGGTTATAATAGGGTTTCAATTGGAGAAAAAGGCCTTTGCCAAACAAAGATTGTAACAAGAGGATTACCATCTCATGGGAGTATGCCTATACTTGGGGATAATGCAATATTAAAGATGTATAAGGCCATAAATTTAGTTAAAGAAGGAGTTGAGGAGCTTAATTCTAAAATTGTAATTCCTGAAGATGTTAGCATAGCAATAAAAGAAACTGCTAATACTTATGAAACAATTATAAAAGAAAAGAAATTAAATTTATCTGTTGCTGATATAGAAAATCAAATAAAAACAATATCATTCAATCCTGGAGTAATAAGGGGAGGAACTAAAATTAATGTTGTACCAGATTATTGTGAGTTGGAATTAGATATGAGAATTCCTCCTGGTTGTTTATGTGAAAATGTTAGGAATTACATAAAAAATAAACTAAACAATGTTGCGGAAATATATCCTATAGATACTAGCAATGCAAATTTCACTTCTCTAAATGAAAAAATAGTGAAAACAGCTTTAAATTCAATTGAAAAAATTTTGGGGAAAAATGCTGATCTACATATAGAAACTGGTGCAACCGATGGAAGATATTTAAGAAACATAGGGATACCAACAATAATTTATGGGCCAGGAGAGCTATTTTTAGCCCATGCATATAATGAATATGTTAAAATAAATGATTTAAAGATGGCTTTAAGAATAACTGAAGATATAATTAAAGAATATCTTAACTTAAAAACTAGATAA
- a CDS encoding TrpB-like pyridoxal phosphate-dependent enzyme yields the protein MVRFDLPQDRIPEYWYNILPDLPEKLPEPIDATGKSFETLKTVLPSNVLNYEFSQERLIRIPDEVLERYLQVGRPTPIIRARRLEEKFNNMIKIYMKMESYTYTGSHKINSAIAHVYYAKMDNAKFVSTETGAGQWGSAVSLAAALFKIKAYVFMVRTSYYAKPYRKYLMMMYGANVNPSPSNLTDFGRQLLTKDPNHPGSLGIAISEAVKYAMDNGGKYVVGSVVNSDIMFKTIAGMEAKVQMEEIGEDPDYIIGVVGGGSNYAALAYPFLGDELRKGEIRRKYIASGSSEVPKMTKGVYKYDFPDTAMILPQLKMYSIGSDFVPPPIYAGGLRYHAVAPTLSLLMNKGIVEARDYTQEETFKWAKLFAETEGYIPAPETAHALPILEEIAEKAKKDKEVKTVLMSFSGHGLLDLGNYADVLGFERIT from the coding sequence TTGGTGAGGTTCGATCTTCCTCAAGATAGAATTCCTGAATATTGGTATAATATATTGCCTGATCTTCCTGAAAAGCTTCCTGAACCAATAGATGCAACAGGAAAATCTTTTGAAACATTAAAAACTGTTTTACCATCAAATGTATTAAATTATGAATTTTCTCAAGAAAGGTTAATAAGAATACCTGATGAGGTATTAGAAAGGTATTTGCAGGTAGGAAGGCCAACACCTATTATTAGGGCTAGGAGATTAGAAGAGAAATTTAATAACATGATAAAGATATATATGAAAATGGAAAGCTATACATATACTGGATCTCATAAGATAAATAGCGCTATAGCTCACGTTTATTATGCTAAGATGGATAATGCTAAATTCGTTTCAACAGAAACTGGTGCGGGCCAATGGGGTTCTGCTGTTTCTTTAGCGGCTGCATTATTTAAAATTAAGGCATATGTATTTATGGTTAGAACAAGCTATTATGCTAAGCCTTATAGGAAATATTTGATGATGATGTATGGAGCAAATGTAAATCCAAGTCCATCAAATCTCACAGACTTTGGAAGGCAGCTTTTAACAAAAGATCCTAATCATCCTGGATCATTAGGAATTGCAATAAGTGAAGCAGTTAAATATGCTATGGATAATGGAGGTAAGTATGTTGTGGGAAGTGTTGTAAATTCAGATATAATGTTTAAAACTATAGCAGGTATGGAAGCTAAGGTTCAGATGGAAGAAATAGGAGAAGATCCTGATTATATTATTGGGGTTGTTGGAGGAGGTTCTAACTATGCTGCATTGGCATATCCATTTTTAGGAGATGAGCTTAGAAAAGGAGAAATAAGAAGAAAATATATTGCATCAGGATCATCAGAGGTACCTAAGATGACTAAAGGAGTATATAAATATGATTTTCCAGATACCGCAATGATTTTACCTCAACTAAAGATGTATAGTATAGGAAGCGATTTTGTACCACCCCCAATATATGCAGGAGGACTAAGATATCATGCCGTTGCACCAACACTGAGCTTATTGATGAACAAGGGTATTGTGGAGGCAAGGGATTATACCCAAGAAGAGACATTTAAATGGGCAAAGCTTTTTGCAGAGACAGAAGGTTATATACCTGCACCGGAAACAGCTCATGCGTTGCCAATCTTAGAAGAGATTGCAGAGAAGGCGAAAAAAGACAAAGAAGTGAAAACAGTATTAATGAGCTTCTCTGGCCATGGTCTTCTAGATTTAGGTAACTATGCGGATGTATTAGGATTTGAAAGAATAACTTAA
- a CDS encoding RAD55 family ATPase, which produces MSLTKIGIKGLDEIFSKIYRGSIILIAGNPGTGKTTLGSKFLYEGLKNDENSIYLNFTETKKDFYRNMLNLGIDFEYYEKQGKFKYIEAITITDINALSDLLQELLDLIDKMNAKRLVIDSISAIMQLGEQNLGKIRELLHNFFYLGPKLKEVTTFLIAELPYGKKSVGYGVEEFIVDGVIILKIKIVKRKIIRLMEIRKMRGNEISIGEVPFVIAPDEGIAIIKPESPFGMPSAVNPEGIIELKFKDSNYKLEFQKGSQTLFVIHPSIDPLILLTALGVDIIISEKRKVFYRSYLHGENTIRDRFKICVNNLFSQEKANEIFDLVKTFSINPTRYSIDELYYMISKMESEIKADTVVVEGLETLYDLSDKRGFINAQYNSLIKMAVNGITGFYSTKGVKEEINQLPLINFYDNIIYAEPISTPNGRFVKITPIRLILKVNPYFEILLNADNIEKCTNL; this is translated from the coding sequence TTGTCTTTAACAAAGATTGGTATCAAAGGACTCGATGAAATTTTCAGCAAAATATACAGAGGCTCAATAATATTAATAGCAGGAAATCCAGGAACAGGTAAAACAACTCTTGGATCTAAATTTCTTTATGAAGGTTTAAAAAATGATGAAAATTCAATTTATTTAAATTTTACAGAAACAAAAAAGGATTTTTATAGGAACATGTTAAATTTAGGAATAGATTTTGAATATTATGAAAAACAAGGTAAATTTAAATATATTGAAGCAATAACAATTACAGATATTAATGCATTATCTGACTTATTGCAAGAATTGCTAGATTTAATTGATAAAATGAATGCAAAAAGGTTGGTTATAGATTCAATTAGCGCTATAATGCAATTGGGTGAACAAAATTTAGGTAAAATAAGGGAATTATTACATAACTTCTTTTATTTAGGCCCTAAATTAAAAGAAGTTACAACATTTTTGATTGCTGAATTACCATATGGTAAGAAAAGCGTTGGATATGGTGTTGAGGAATTCATTGTTGATGGTGTTATTATTTTAAAAATTAAAATTGTTAAGAGAAAAATCATTAGATTAATGGAAATAAGGAAGATGAGGGGGAATGAAATAAGCATTGGAGAAGTACCATTTGTAATAGCTCCTGATGAAGGAATCGCAATTATTAAGCCAGAAAGTCCATTTGGAATGCCTTCAGCAGTTAATCCTGAAGGCATAATAGAATTGAAATTTAAGGATAGCAATTATAAATTAGAATTTCAAAAAGGATCTCAAACCCTATTTGTTATACATCCTAGCATAGATCCTTTAATATTATTAACAGCTTTAGGGGTTGATATAATAATTTCAGAAAAGCGTAAAGTATTTTATAGATCATATTTGCATGGAGAGAACACAATAAGGGATAGGTTTAAAATATGTGTAAATAATTTATTTTCTCAAGAAAAAGCAAATGAAATTTTTGATTTAGTTAAAACTTTTTCAATTAACCCAACTCGTTATTCAATAGATGAACTATATTATATGATCAGCAAAATGGAATCTGAGATAAAAGCAGATACTGTAGTTGTTGAAGGGCTTGAGACATTATATGATTTATCAGATAAAAGGGGATTCATTAATGCGCAATATAATAGTTTGATAAAAATGGCAGTTAATGGAATAACAGGCTTTTACTCTACTAAAGGTGTTAAAGAGGAAATAAACCAATTACCATTAATTAACTTCTATGATAACATAATATATGCAGAGCCTATATCTACACCTAATGGAAGATTTGTTAAAATAACACCTATAAGATTAATTTTAAAGGTAAACCCATATTTTGAGATTTTGTTAAATGCTGATAATATAGAAAAATGTACAAATTTATAA